TTCTGACGGACCAGGGCCAGTGAGGCGACCACCCCGGTGGGGATCTCGATCGTCGTACCTCCGTGGTTGTTGTGCCAGGCGGCCGAGACGGCTTCGGCGATGTCGGGGGCGAGCGGGGCCACGTACTTCCTCCTCGGGCATCAAAAAGGCCGGACGGTCGACGTCCGGCCTCGGGTGAAGGATGAAAGAAGGCGGTCAGGCCATGGCCTCCAGGTCGTCCACGCCGTGGGCCTTGGCGTACTGGACGCCGAGTGCGGTGAACCGGACCCACGCCGTCCCGTCGTGCTGGAAGGTGGTCAGCAGCCCGGCCCGCTTGAGCTGCGTCAGGTTTCCCCGGCCCTCCTTCCCGATCTGGACGTTGCCGTCCGTCGGAGGCGTCCCGCTCCAGTTACCGGCGTCCTCGGCCAGGGCCATGAACAGTTCGTGCGAGGCGGGGGTGAGGTCGACCCGGAGCAGGGGAGCGGCCTCCGTGCTCCAGGGATGGGTGCCGAACCGTCCCTCGAACCCGTCGGTGATGTCGTTGGGCTCATCCTCCAGGACGTCGAAGCCGACCGATGCGCGGGCCAGCCATACCCCCTCGATCCGCACCGCGTCGCCGACCTGCAGGCTGCGCAGCCTCCGGTCGTAGTACTTCTCGCTGTCGGCGAACTGGCCGTTCGCCAGGAGGAAGGCGTCCTCGGCCGCCTTGAGGCACTCCATGCGGACGGCGTCGTACTCGTAGACCTTCACCAGCTCATGGCCGGGCCGGTATCCGAGGAGACCGGCCCGCCGGCCTTGCTCGTCCTGGGTGATGTTGTGGAAGATCTCGACCTTCATGTGCATCTTCTTTCATCGACGCGATGGCGTGTGTCGCGCCGCTGCTGGTGCAACTCGCGGGCGGGCTCGCGCCGATCCTGTCGGCGCTGGCGCCGCTGCTGGGCGACCTGCCGGCCGCGCTCGCTCCTGTGGTTGGAGCGCTCCTTTCTGGGCTGCAGCCCGCGGTCTCTTCGCTGGTTCCGGCCGTCGCTGTGCTGGCGAAAGTCATTGGAACGATCCTCGGAGCGCTCGCTCCGGTGCTGGCGATCTTGGGCAGGTTCATCGCCGGACTGTTCTCCGGCCTGTCGCCGGTGCTCGCCCCGATCGTCGCGCTGATCGGTCAGGTGGCGGTGACGCTCGCCGGGGCGCTGATCACGGCCATCCGCCAAGCGCTGCCGTCGGTCCTCCAGATCTATTTGGCGGTGGCGTTGCTAGTGCCCGCCGTGATGCCGCTCGTGCCGGTCATCGTGCAACTGGCGCTGGTGCCGCTGCTGCCGGTGACCGCGCCGCTCGCGGCGCTGCTGGTGAGCGTGCTGGTGCCGGTCCTGCGGATCGTGATAGGTGTCCTCGTCGGCGTTTCCGTGCTGGTCGGCACGGTCGTCACGGCAGCGGTCCGGGTCTTGGCCGCCGTGCTGCTGTGGCTGGCCGACCACGTCCTACGGCCGGTGTTCACCGACCTGGCGGTGCTCACCCAGGGCGCGTACAAGGTGGTCCGGCCCCTGCTGAACGCGATGGCGGGCGCTGGGCGGAGTGTTCCGCGCCATCTGGGACCGGTGGATCAAGCCGGTGTTCAGCCCATTCGTGACCGGGCTTCGGGTCACGGTGGGCCCGGCGTTCCGGTGGCTGACCGACACCATCATCAAGCCGCTGTGGCGCGAAGGTCGTGTCCGGGAGCGCTGACGCCCTCGTCTGGCCCGCCTGAGGATGCGGTACTGGTTCGGCGCGAGCTGGGCCGACTGGACGTTCGGGACCGGCAGCCAAGGCGTCGTCTACCTGACGGCGGGCGTCACCATCACGTTCTGGAACCTCGCGACCGGCGGCATCCGCTACACCGACCTGCTCGACGCGGAGGGCCGTGTGATCGACGCCGTGGTGACCGGCACCGGAACGGGCGTCCCTCTGGGTTTCCTGCCGCGCTTCCAGGGGCCGCCGGACCTGATGGGGATGTGGGCCGACGCCGGGGCCGGGCACCGGTTCTGGATCACGACCACCGATCTGGCCGCCGCGCTCACCGCGCTCACCCAGCGGGTCGCCGATCTGGAGATCCTGCTCGGCGCGCAGCCCGCACGCCAATTCGCCTAGTCGACGAACCCCCTGGTCGTGAACGCCCCCGACCGGGCCTTCGCGCTTCTGCTCCGCTTCATGAGAGGACTCCCTTTGGTCCCGTCAGCGATCCGTACCCTCGTGCCTCTGATCGTCGGCGCGATCCTCGCCTGGACGGCCCGCGCCGGCCTCGACCTGCCCGACGACGCGGTCACCGACATCGTCACCGTGACGATCACCTTCGCCTACTACACCGTCTCACGATGGGCCGAGACGCAATGGCCCGCCCTCGGCCGCTGGCTGCTGGCGGCCGGGCTCACCCGCCAGGCCCCGGTGTACGTACCGGCGGCGACCGCCCACCGACTCACCCGACCGGCCGAGTGACCCCGATCCCACACCGCCCCGCCCGTTCAGGCGCTCCCCGCGCCTGGACGGGCGGGGCGGTTTCCGCGTTTCACCATCACCGAACCGCGGACCACTGGGCGGCTCAGTCTTCTGGGCCCGTGGTGCCTCACCAGGGCCCGGCTGGAGGGTCGACCACGCGGGTGCGGGCCGGCCGGGCCGACAGATCGTCGCGCCCGAGTCGCCCTCTCCGTGGCGCGTCCGCCGGTCGGGTCCCGGCCCGGTGGCTCTCACGGTGCTCAATTCGCCGCCGTCATCCTCACCGAACCACCGTGGCCGTAGAGTGGACCACCCGTACCGAGCCTTTTGAGGGACGCATGGTCGCACTGGTTAATGAGGTCCAGGGTCTTGTGACGGTCGAGCGCCACCTGTTCTCGCTCGTCGGCGTGGAAGCCGTCTCGACGCCCGAGGACGCGGACTGGATTCCGTGGCAACCGAGTCCACAGGAGCCGGGCTTCTTGTACGTGGAGAGCGCCGGCGAGGACCACGACGCGCAGGTCATCCTTCAGATGTGGGACGGTGAACCGGCCCGTGACGCATCGTCGTGGGAAACGGCGGCGGACTTGGCGGTCGTGGTGTCCGGTGACAGTGTGCAACTGGCCACGCTGACTGGCGGGCCTGCGGAAATGGACGACCTGTCCGTCGATACCGGGACGTATCACCTTCGGGCTTGCTGCCGTGGGCGACGGGCGATAGCCGATATCCTCAGCCGGGACCTTTCCGGCAGCGACGACGACTCGGCCGCCGACGAGTGGCCCGAGGGAGTCGAAGTGTATCTCTTCCAGTTCTGGCCCCGCGTTTGACGGGGCCCGGCTCGGGGCCCCGTCAAGTGGGCGGCTCTCAGCGTTTGGGCCGAATCCAGATCACGAACACTTCGCGGATCTCCACACCCCGCGAACTCTTCCAGCGCCAGTCGAGGATTCTGTCGAGGTCGTACCACCGTCCAAGACGGCGGCCGGCCTCTTGGTTGTCATTCTTGTCGATGGCCTTGGCCGAGAACATGTTGCAGGGCTTGGTCTTTTCGTGGAGGCACTGCGCGGCCCCCTCATAGGTTGACGCGAACGGAAACTCGTCGCAGTCCAGACCTCGCGCGGAGTAGTTGGGCCACACGTTCTGGCAGACTCTGCGCGCCTTGCCCCGGTTGCTTTTCTGGCGCGTCTTGTTGACCAGGCGGTGTAGCGGGAAGTTCGCGCTGCACCCAGGGATCACCTTGCTCTGCTTGATCTTCGGATGGGTGTTCCAGGGCTGGTTGCACGCCACCCAGATATGACTCGCCGTCTCGTTGACGTTCTTGTCGTCGGTGCGGTACAGCAGGTGCGGCATGACTTCCCAGAAGACGCCGCCGCGCTTGGCTCTGGTGTTGTACTGCGCCGAATCGAAGCGCACGGACTGGTTGATGATGCGCGTGTGCTGGTTGACTCGGTTCGATCCGCCGATGAACTGCCATCCGGCGACGTTGACCTTGGCGACGCCGACACCGACATTCGGCTTGGACGCCAGACTGAAGTCCGCGATCGGCGTCTTACGCCACTGGCTCATCTTCCGCCTGACGGTGAGATGGCTGTTGGTGCGGTCATCGCAACCGCCGATCTGCCCCAGCGTCGGAAAGCAGTAGACCTGGAAGTAAAGATCAGGGTCCGGGGCGTAGCTGGTGTTCCCCCGCTTGACGATGTCCTTGATCTGTAGCCGCAGGTCGACCCGCCTGGACCCCATGTAGCCGAACCCGACGAGAACGGCCTTCGCGCTTATGCTCCCGATCTTACCCCCTCGGGAGTTGTAGTAGACGAATTGCAGGGGCCAGTGGTTGCAGTAGTTGAAGCGGCTGTTGACCTGGCCCTTCTTGACATTCTTGACCTTCTGCTTCTCGCATGCCTGCAACGGGGTGGGTGCCGCCGGAGCGACATTCCGAGAGCCGATAGTGCTGGAGTCGACAGTGACGACGTTCTGCCTGCGACTGCTGTCGATCTGTTCGATCGTGCGTCGACGGCGGACGTCCGATGCCGCTTCCTGGTGGTCGATCCCGCCGATGACCATGCGGACGCCACCACCGGTGGAGGCCGCAGCCGCCTGGGGAGCGACGACGAAAGCAGGAGCGACAATGAACGCCGCCAGGATCTGTCCGAACCTGTTTCTCATCAGGCAGCCAATCCCCCCACTCACCGAAACGCCATTTCCTGGCATCTTGCAGGTAAGCTAACGGCTGGTCATGACCTCGGACAAGGGACGGGGTTGGCCGTGTTCGGACACGTGACCGATGCCATCGTGACGGCGGAGATCGCACCCATCGACACAGACGGAGCAG
The DNA window shown above is from Thermomonospora umbrina and carries:
- a CDS encoding NucA/NucB deoxyribonuclease domain-containing protein, which codes for MSGGIGCLMRNRFGQILAAFIVAPAFVVAPQAAAASTGGGVRMVIGGIDHQEAASDVRRRRTIEQIDSSRRQNVVTVDSSTIGSRNVAPAAPTPLQACEKQKVKNVKKGQVNSRFNYCNHWPLQFVYYNSRGGKIGSISAKAVLVGFGYMGSRRVDLRLQIKDIVKRGNTSYAPDPDLYFQVYCFPTLGQIGGCDDRTNSHLTVRRKMSQWRKTPIADFSLASKPNVGVGVAKVNVAGWQFIGGSNRVNQHTRIINQSVRFDSAQYNTRAKRGGVFWEVMPHLLYRTDDKNVNETASHIWVACNQPWNTHPKIKQSKVIPGCSANFPLHRLVNKTRQKSNRGKARRVCQNVWPNYSARGLDCDEFPFASTYEGAAQCLHEKTKPCNMFSAKAIDKNDNQEAGRRLGRWYDLDRILDWRWKSSRGVEIREVFVIWIRPKR